The Nitrospiraceae bacterium genome window below encodes:
- a CDS encoding pyridoxal phosphate-dependent aminotransferase: protein MKLAARVGRIVPSPTLSITATAKSMAAQGIDVIDFASGEPDFDTPEPVKAAAEAAIRAGFTKYTPSSGIDELRGAIVDKLQTEQGLRYEKSQILVSCGAKHSLYNVAEALLEAGDELIIPVPFWVSYQDQTLLNDATPVLLPTKESEGYNISPEELEAKVTPRTKAIIVNSPCNPTGATYDRKTLEGIAAVALRHDLLIISDEIYEKVLYDGLTHVSIATLGPEVAARTVIINGVSKAYAMTGWRIGYAAGPKDLLTAMANIQSQSTSNPCSISQKAAVAALRHGNPFTATMVAEFDRRRRVMVDRLNRMPGVSCRMPTGAFYAFPNVSGVLAKRWNNQPLGSAANLATYLLKEAQVALVPGEPFGSDQHIRLSYATSMEAIERGLTRIDAALRKLTS from the coding sequence ATGAAGCTCGCAGCCCGTGTCGGACGCATCGTCCCCTCCCCCACATTGAGCATCACTGCCACGGCCAAGTCGATGGCGGCCCAAGGCATCGACGTGATCGACTTCGCCTCCGGCGAGCCGGACTTCGACACGCCCGAACCGGTCAAGGCCGCGGCGGAAGCCGCCATCCGCGCCGGGTTCACGAAGTACACGCCCTCCTCGGGCATCGACGAACTTCGCGGCGCAATCGTGGACAAGCTCCAAACCGAACAGGGCTTGCGCTATGAGAAGTCGCAAATCCTGGTGTCGTGCGGCGCGAAGCACTCACTCTACAACGTGGCCGAAGCCCTCCTCGAAGCCGGCGATGAGTTGATCATCCCCGTCCCCTTCTGGGTTTCGTACCAGGACCAGACGCTTTTGAATGATGCGACCCCCGTTCTCCTTCCGACCAAGGAATCCGAGGGGTACAACATCAGCCCCGAGGAGTTGGAAGCGAAAGTCACGCCGCGCACGAAGGCGATCATCGTCAACAGCCCCTGCAACCCGACCGGTGCGACCTACGATCGCAAGACGTTGGAGGGTATCGCCGCCGTGGCGTTGCGCCACGATCTGCTGATCATCTCGGACGAGATCTACGAGAAGGTCTTGTACGACGGACTCACGCACGTCAGCATCGCCACGCTCGGTCCCGAAGTGGCCGCCCGCACGGTAATCATCAACGGTGTGTCGAAAGCCTACGCCATGACCGGCTGGCGGATCGGCTATGCGGCCGGACCGAAAGATCTCCTCACGGCGATGGCGAATATCCAGAGCCAGAGCACGTCCAATCCCTGCTCGATTTCGCAAAAGGCCGCGGTCGCCGCCCTGCGCCACGGCAATCCCTTCACCGCCACGATGGTGGCCGAATTCGACCGGCGGCGGCGCGTGATGGTCGACCGGTTGAACCGCATGCCCGGGGTCAGCTGCCGCATGCCGACCGGAGCCTTTTATGCGTTCCCGAACGTGAGCGGAGTGTTGGCCAAACGCTGGAACAATCAGCCCCTTGGGTCGGCGGCCAACCTGGCGACCTACTTGCTGAAGGAAGCGCAAGTGGCGCTCGTGCCGGGCGAACCCTTCGGCAGCGACCAGCACATCCGCCTCTCCTATGCGACCTCGATGGAGGCGATCGAGCGCGGATTGACCAGGATCGATGCGGCGCTGCGCAAGTTGACCTCGTGA
- a CDS encoding threonylcarbamoyl-AMP synthase — MTIVLPFTSATWESAVVPVRRVLERHGALALPTETYYGLAVSPTDEWALRRLQEIKGRPADKPILVLIGHQDQLASLVASVPPAAKLLMDRFWPGPLTIIFPAAPALSSLLTAGSGTIGVRLPPVAHLQALLREVGPLTGTSANRSAEPPLDRPEDVERLLGQDLDVILDGGRTPGGPASTLVDTCGPLRVLRPGVVDANRLRAALAEQGYILSP, encoded by the coding sequence ATGACCATCGTTCTGCCGTTCACCTCCGCCACCTGGGAATCGGCCGTCGTGCCGGTCCGCCGCGTGCTCGAGCGGCACGGCGCTCTTGCGTTGCCGACCGAAACCTATTACGGTCTCGCCGTAAGCCCCACCGATGAATGGGCCCTGCGCCGATTGCAGGAGATCAAAGGGCGGCCCGCGGACAAACCGATTCTCGTGCTGATCGGACATCAAGACCAGCTGGCGTCGCTCGTGGCATCAGTGCCGCCTGCGGCAAAGCTGCTGATGGACCGATTCTGGCCCGGGCCCCTGACGATCATTTTTCCCGCCGCGCCGGCGCTTTCGTCGCTCCTGACGGCCGGCAGCGGGACGATCGGTGTGAGATTGCCGCCGGTCGCCCATCTGCAGGCGTTACTCCGCGAAGTGGGTCCGTTGACCGGCACCAGCGCAAACCGTTCGGCGGAACCGCCGCTCGATCGGCCGGAGGATGTCGAGCGCCTGCTTGGGCAGGATCTCGACGTGATCTTGGACGGAGGGCGCACTCCCGGAGGCCCCGCCTCCACCTTGGTGGACACGTGCGGCCCGCTGCGCGTGCTGCGTCCGGGCGTGGTGGACGCAAACCGGCTCCGCGCCGCGCTGGCAGAACAGGGCTACATACTTTCGCCATGA
- a CDS encoding ATP-binding protein, whose protein sequence is MSRVLHTRPYLPSGTHPVETGRYTLSTPPLGLFCDQLKIWVENRAVGAIVTAPPRFGKSKGIRFAIHELHAELGEKFPVFSFSCQHHQHLTESRFFENLLSDFGHAFSDRGSTNTRQARLTQFLIQQACAGHHRRLVLIADEAQKLQEPHYNWLVDIYNKLDRQDIATTVVLVGQPELIHQRDAFEKAKKMQIVGRFMVHLHEFAGLRNLEDFTYCLKGYDEQSEYPEASGYSFTRYFFPSGFDAGWRLAKEAEILWEAFQHVRAEAKLPGTREIPMQYFSRTVEYVLKNFGSMDSGPPTISLNQWKYAIECSGYREAGRYI, encoded by the coding sequence ATGTCCCGTGTCCTGCACACAAGACCATATCTGCCTTCTGGAACTCATCCAGTCGAAACTGGACGGTATACACTCTCCACGCCTCCATTAGGTCTCTTCTGTGACCAACTCAAAATCTGGGTCGAGAATCGGGCTGTCGGCGCCATCGTGACAGCGCCGCCGAGATTCGGAAAATCCAAAGGGATACGATTCGCTATTCATGAATTGCACGCGGAACTTGGCGAGAAGTTTCCAGTGTTCTCATTTAGCTGTCAGCACCATCAGCATCTGACCGAATCACGGTTTTTTGAAAATTTGCTGAGCGATTTTGGTCATGCCTTTAGTGACCGTGGATCCACCAACACAAGGCAAGCTCGACTAACACAGTTTTTGATCCAGCAAGCCTGTGCAGGTCATCATCGACGCCTGGTGCTGATTGCGGACGAGGCACAGAAACTTCAGGAGCCTCACTACAATTGGTTGGTCGACATCTATAATAAGCTGGATCGTCAGGATATCGCGACGACCGTTGTGCTTGTTGGGCAACCAGAATTAATTCATCAACGAGATGCCTTTGAGAAGGCTAAAAAAATGCAGATCGTCGGCAGATTCATGGTGCATCTTCACGAATTCGCCGGTCTACGAAATCTGGAAGATTTCACTTACTGTCTGAAAGGCTACGACGAACAGTCCGAGTATCCCGAGGCAAGTGGCTATTCATTCACACGATACTTTTTTCCCTCCGGATTTGACGCGGGATGGCGGTTGGCTAAGGAGGCCGAGATTCTCTGGGAGGCGTTTCAGCACGTGCGGGCAGAAGCTAAATTGCCTGGCACTAGGGAAATCCCAATGCAGTACTTTTCACGGACCGTGGAATACGTTCTGAAGAATTTTGGGTCCATGGATAGTGGCCCACCGACCATTTCACTGAATCAGTGGAAGTATGCCATCGAATGTTCCGGATACCGTGAAGCGGGGAGATACATATGA
- a CDS encoding TrkA C-terminal domain-containing protein encodes MLSFELLARIRKELSLTGSALYESILAIAERVNRKVHVLRLHGQATSLLTQIRTIHRQVGQRVATRVADPARPHADLTADPALPPLDDLLRNASDRIKAHRLTLQQVETHIRELKEELVHDELLKIQRDLGVHGAAIERLVVAQGAPVIGHPIGEFDLPATMRLAAVFRGPFLLPLSDSVALRAEDIVVLIGLREDLARWAPHFQGPVVSSRTA; translated from the coding sequence ATGCTGTCCTTTGAGCTGTTAGCGCGGATCCGAAAAGAACTCTCGCTTACCGGCAGCGCCTTGTATGAGAGCATCCTGGCAATTGCCGAGCGCGTCAACCGTAAGGTCCACGTGCTGCGACTCCACGGACAAGCCACGTCGCTCCTGACACAGATCCGCACGATTCATCGCCAGGTCGGTCAACGGGTCGCGACTCGAGTCGCGGATCCCGCCAGACCGCATGCCGACCTGACCGCGGATCCCGCGCTGCCCCCTTTGGACGACCTGCTGCGCAATGCCTCGGATCGCATCAAGGCCCACCGGCTGACGCTGCAACAGGTCGAGACACACATTCGGGAGCTCAAGGAGGAGCTCGTCCATGACGAGTTGCTCAAGATCCAACGGGACTTGGGCGTTCACGGCGCCGCCATTGAGCGCCTGGTCGTTGCCCAAGGCGCACCGGTGATCGGTCACCCCATCGGCGAATTCGACCTTCCAGCCACGATGCGCCTGGCAGCGGTTTTCCGTGGGCCCTTCCTCTTACCCCTCAGCGATTCCGTCGCGCTGCGGGCCGAAGACATTGTCGTCCTCATCGGACTGCGCGAAGATCTCGCGCGCTGGGCCCCGCACTTTCAGGGCCCGGTCGTCTCCTCAAGAACTGCGTAG
- a CDS encoding Do family serine endopeptidase, translating to MHSRTSFSHRTRRVLPLLVLGSLLAAWSGQTIAAPSDHRPGPPKDSPGLRLLEDIQTVITDLAEDTKPSVVSIFPIQALGRSRDGSGDRTPSTTGSGSGVIVDPEGHIITNNHVVGDANEVEVRLSDKSKLFAQVIGKDPDTDLAVLKVTSDHPLPSAHFGDSGTVKVGQWVLAVGNPFGLDRTVTLGVVSGVGRENINLSRYENFIQTDASINPGNSGGPLFNLRGEIIGINTAIINFAQGIGFAIPSNMAKQVMQQLIAKGRVVRAWLGVGLQPLTPDLAKKFGVDENEGVLVNEVFERDPAAIAGIKPGDVITKVDGALVDTPNKLSRLVATLPPGATTQVEVVRDGRRMTLPVSLSERRDTATVASIPQARSEVKLGIDVQDLTASLAEKFHLRETKGVLIAKVEGGSLAQAEGLREGDLIKEVNRVDIGTVGEFTVAVSKVRRGETVLLRVMREMRAFYVVLKPSDH from the coding sequence ATGCATAGCCGTACGTCTTTTTCGCACCGTACCCGCCGAGTCCTGCCCCTTCTGGTGCTGGGCTCGCTGCTTGCGGCTTGGTCTGGTCAGACCATCGCGGCCCCGTCGGATCACCGGCCGGGCCCTCCGAAGGATTCGCCGGGGCTTCGGCTCCTCGAGGATATCCAAACCGTCATCACGGATTTGGCGGAGGACACGAAGCCCTCCGTCGTCAGCATCTTTCCGATTCAGGCGCTCGGCCGGTCGCGCGACGGTTCCGGCGATCGCACCCCGAGCACGACCGGATCAGGCTCCGGCGTGATCGTCGACCCGGAAGGCCATATCATCACCAACAACCATGTCGTGGGCGACGCCAACGAGGTTGAGGTCCGGTTGTCGGACAAATCCAAACTGTTCGCTCAGGTCATCGGCAAGGATCCCGACACGGACTTGGCGGTACTCAAGGTCACCAGCGACCACCCGCTCCCCTCCGCCCATTTCGGTGATTCGGGCACCGTGAAGGTGGGTCAATGGGTACTCGCGGTCGGCAATCCCTTCGGCTTGGACCGCACCGTGACGCTGGGAGTCGTAAGCGGCGTGGGCCGCGAGAACATCAATCTCTCCCGTTACGAAAACTTCATTCAGACGGACGCCTCGATCAACCCCGGCAACTCCGGCGGTCCGCTCTTCAACCTGCGCGGCGAGATCATCGGCATCAACACCGCGATCATCAACTTCGCGCAAGGCATCGGCTTCGCGATCCCCTCGAACATGGCCAAACAGGTGATGCAGCAGTTGATCGCCAAGGGCCGCGTCGTGCGCGCCTGGCTGGGCGTAGGGCTTCAACCGTTGACACCCGATCTGGCAAAGAAATTCGGGGTCGACGAAAACGAGGGCGTGCTGGTCAACGAGGTATTCGAGCGCGATCCGGCCGCGATCGCCGGCATCAAGCCGGGAGATGTCATCACGAAGGTCGACGGCGCCTTGGTGGATACGCCGAACAAATTGTCCCGGTTGGTGGCCACCCTTCCGCCCGGGGCCACGACGCAGGTTGAAGTCGTCCGCGACGGACGACGGATGACCCTCCCGGTGTCTTTGAGCGAGCGTCGCGATACCGCCACCGTAGCCTCGATTCCGCAGGCCCGATCGGAAGTGAAACTTGGGATCGACGTGCAGGATCTCACCGCAAGCTTGGCTGAAAAATTCCACTTGCGCGAGACGAAGGGCGTGTTGATCGCCAAGGTCGAAGGCGGCAGCTTGGCTCAAGCGGAAGGTCTTCGTGAAGGCGACCTGATCAAGGAAGTGAATCGAGTGGACATCGGCACCGTGGGAGAATTTACGGTGGCCGTCTCGAAAGTCCGGCGCGGAGAAACCGTGTTGCTCCGCGTCATGCGGGAGATGCGGGCGTTCTACGTGGTGCTCAAACCGTCGGACCACTAA
- the coaD gene encoding pantetheine-phosphate adenylyltransferase: MKTAVYPGTFDPITHGHSDIIRRGLRLFDEVIVAVAPNPSKHPMFNLAERLDMVRLVTKDLKHLEVITFEGLLVDFVQRRGAQAVLRGIRAISDFEHEFQMALINRKLADSVETVFLMPSEEFSYLSSTIIKDVATHGGGLTDFVHPEVARRLQERIRSLKG, translated from the coding sequence ATGAAAACCGCGGTGTATCCAGGGACCTTCGATCCGATTACGCACGGCCACAGCGACATCATCCGGCGCGGCCTGCGGCTCTTCGACGAAGTCATCGTGGCGGTGGCGCCCAACCCGAGCAAACATCCCATGTTCAACCTGGCCGAACGGCTGGACATGGTTCGCTTGGTGACGAAGGATTTGAAACATCTGGAGGTCATTACATTCGAAGGCCTGCTCGTGGACTTCGTGCAACGGCGCGGCGCGCAAGCCGTGCTGCGCGGCATCCGCGCGATTTCCGATTTCGAGCACGAATTTCAGATGGCCCTGATCAACCGCAAACTGGCCGACTCGGTTGAGACGGTCTTTCTCATGCCGAGCGAAGAGTTTTCTTATTTGTCATCCACCATCATTAAGGATGTCGCGACCCACGGCGGGGGCTTGACGGATTTCGTCCACCCCGAAGTGGCCAGGCGGCTCCAAGAACGAATTCGGAGTTTGAAAGGATGA
- the purD gene encoding phosphoribosylamine--glycine ligase has protein sequence MKVLVVGSGGREHAMVWKIAQSPRKPTIYCAPGNAGIEGLATCVPIKADDLAGLKAFALKEQIDLTVVGPEAPLALGIVDEFRKARLRIFGPTKAAARLESSKSFSKEIMAANRIPTAKARSFEQMDQALAYIDAEPVPIVVKADGLAQGKGVVVATTREQAKQAVRDAMEKSVFGQAGHRVLIEEFLDGEELTIMAFTDGKTVVPMVPAQDHKRVGDGDTGPNTGGMGAYAPAPLGTAALRDQVTREILQPTVDALSRIGSPFQGVLYAGIMVVKGVPYVLEYNARMGDPETEVVLPLLKTDLLEVMEAVVEHRLDQLTVEWHPETAVCIVLTSGGYPGPYPIGLPIHGLAPAAGSSHSTIFHAGTKRDSDRVVTSGGRVLAVTAWGSTLRQARQAAYDRVPSIQFDGRHYRTDIANRALPHTP, from the coding sequence GTGAAAGTACTGGTTGTCGGCAGCGGTGGACGGGAGCATGCGATGGTGTGGAAGATTGCGCAAAGTCCGCGCAAACCGACCATCTATTGCGCGCCGGGTAATGCGGGAATCGAGGGCCTGGCGACCTGTGTGCCGATCAAGGCCGACGACCTCGCCGGCCTGAAGGCCTTCGCCTTGAAGGAGCAGATCGACCTGACGGTGGTCGGGCCTGAAGCGCCGCTCGCACTGGGTATCGTCGATGAGTTCCGAAAGGCGCGATTACGGATTTTCGGGCCGACGAAGGCCGCCGCGCGTCTCGAATCCAGCAAGAGTTTTTCCAAAGAGATCATGGCGGCGAATCGGATTCCCACGGCGAAGGCCCGCAGCTTCGAGCAGATGGACCAGGCACTTGCCTATATCGATGCGGAGCCGGTGCCGATCGTCGTGAAGGCCGATGGGCTGGCCCAGGGCAAAGGGGTCGTCGTGGCCACGACGCGCGAGCAGGCCAAGCAGGCGGTTCGCGATGCGATGGAAAAGTCGGTGTTCGGACAAGCGGGGCATCGGGTGTTGATCGAGGAATTCTTGGACGGCGAAGAGCTGACGATCATGGCCTTCACGGACGGGAAGACGGTCGTCCCGATGGTGCCGGCCCAGGATCACAAGCGAGTCGGAGACGGGGATACCGGCCCCAATACGGGCGGCATGGGCGCCTATGCGCCGGCTCCGCTCGGGACGGCGGCGTTGCGCGATCAGGTCACCAGGGAGATTCTGCAGCCCACCGTCGATGCGCTTTCACGAATCGGCTCGCCGTTTCAAGGGGTGCTCTACGCAGGTATCATGGTCGTGAAGGGCGTGCCGTATGTCTTGGAATATAACGCCCGCATGGGCGATCCGGAAACGGAAGTCGTGTTGCCGCTTCTGAAGACCGATTTGCTGGAAGTGATGGAGGCGGTGGTCGAACATCGTCTCGATCAACTGACCGTGGAATGGCATCCCGAAACGGCAGTCTGCATCGTGCTGACCTCCGGCGGATATCCGGGGCCCTATCCTATCGGTCTGCCGATTCACGGACTCGCGCCTGCCGCCGGTTCCTCGCACAGCACGATTTTTCACGCCGGTACCAAACGGGACAGCGATCGCGTGGTGACGTCCGGTGGTCGCGTGCTGGCCGTCACGGCCTGGGGCTCGACCCTACGTCAGGCGCGCCAAGCCGCCTATGATCGGGTGCCGTCGATCCAGTTCGATGGTCGCCACTACCGGACCGATATCGCCAACCGCGCCTTGCCCCACACCCCCTGA
- a CDS encoding elongation factor G has protein sequence MHFPPVESIRNVAVVSNAGAGKTSLVEALAYCMGHVPIPGSVPNGTTVSDFEPEEIRHRTSFNTGVLHCPFQSHTLNLLDAPGASSFVAETRGALRAADGVILLVNAGMGVRGDVQRLWAAIREAGLPCLIFVNGLDKDGTAFARTVEAIGKELGVTAVPLTVPVGAGALVSGVVDLLRLVSVTPKPDRPQALEGAIPADSEAAVDQGRRRLMEEVAETDETLLDRYLAQNALSEEDLLTGLKAAVHRGTLVPVLGGAATKMIGLHSLLAYLVALLPSPVERAALSPLQGRGISDDAAPVLRQPTSTDPFSGFIFKTIIDPFLGRLSYVRVCSGTLEADKPLYNASRQTKEKGGHLFSIFGKKYQAVPRAAAGDIIAIGKLKDSLTGDTLCDEQAPIRYPVLPAPRPVVSFAIEPKSKADIEKVSLGLHKLIEEDPSLEFVRNTETKEMVFSGMGQLHIDVALEKLHRKYGADVTLHMPKIPYRETIRSTSQAQGRYKKQTGGHGQYGDCWLELAPLPRGKGFEFENKVVGGAIPRNFIPAVEKGVVEAMHEGVLAGFPVVDVRVSVYDGSYHVVDSSEMSFKIAGSMGFKKAMETAHPILLEPVMTVEVDAPADCIGAVIGDLNARRGRIVTVMANEHTETVTATVPLADMLKYAPSLNSITGGRGSYVMEYAHYDEVPRELAVRIVEEHRAGRQAVGAH, from the coding sequence ATGCATTTTCCCCCCGTCGAATCCATCAGGAACGTCGCTGTGGTGTCGAATGCGGGAGCAGGGAAAACCTCGTTGGTCGAAGCGCTCGCCTACTGCATGGGTCATGTGCCGATTCCAGGCTCCGTCCCGAACGGCACCACGGTTTCCGATTTCGAGCCGGAAGAGATCCGTCACCGGACCTCCTTCAACACCGGTGTCCTGCACTGCCCGTTCCAATCCCACACACTGAATCTGCTCGATGCGCCTGGGGCCTCCAGCTTCGTGGCCGAAACCCGAGGCGCGCTCCGCGCGGCCGACGGCGTGATTCTGCTCGTCAACGCGGGCATGGGGGTGCGCGGCGATGTCCAGCGGCTCTGGGCGGCGATCCGTGAAGCCGGGTTGCCTTGTCTGATTTTCGTCAACGGGCTCGACAAAGATGGGACCGCCTTTGCGCGAACCGTGGAGGCGATCGGGAAGGAACTCGGGGTGACCGCCGTGCCGCTGACCGTTCCGGTCGGTGCCGGAGCGCTCGTCAGCGGCGTCGTCGATCTTCTGCGTCTGGTCTCGGTCACGCCGAAGCCGGACCGGCCGCAGGCGCTCGAAGGCGCCATTCCTGCGGACAGTGAAGCGGCCGTCGACCAAGGCCGTCGGCGACTGATGGAGGAAGTAGCCGAGACCGATGAAACGTTGCTGGACCGGTATTTGGCGCAAAACGCTCTGTCAGAGGAAGATCTGTTGACGGGGCTCAAGGCGGCCGTGCATCGGGGGACGCTCGTACCGGTGCTCGGCGGGGCGGCAACCAAGATGATCGGCCTCCATTCGCTGCTGGCCTATCTGGTGGCGTTGTTGCCTTCCCCTGTCGAGCGGGCCGCGCTCTCGCCGTTACAGGGGCGGGGCATCTCCGATGACGCAGCGCCCGTGCTGCGCCAGCCCACGTCGACTGATCCCTTTTCGGGTTTCATCTTCAAGACCATCATCGATCCGTTTCTGGGCCGGTTGTCCTATGTACGGGTCTGCTCCGGCACGCTCGAGGCTGATAAGCCCCTCTACAATGCCTCCCGCCAGACCAAAGAAAAAGGCGGGCATCTCTTTTCAATCTTCGGCAAAAAGTACCAGGCCGTGCCGCGGGCCGCAGCCGGCGACATCATTGCGATCGGAAAGCTGAAAGACAGTCTGACCGGTGACACGCTCTGTGATGAGCAGGCGCCGATCCGGTATCCGGTGCTTCCTGCGCCGCGGCCGGTGGTGTCTTTTGCGATCGAACCCAAGTCCAAGGCGGATATCGAGAAGGTCAGCCTCGGGCTGCATAAGCTGATCGAGGAGGATCCCAGCCTCGAATTCGTGCGCAACACGGAGACCAAGGAAATGGTGTTCAGCGGGATGGGGCAATTGCACATCGACGTCGCGTTGGAAAAACTACATCGAAAGTACGGAGCCGACGTGACGCTCCACATGCCGAAAATTCCCTATCGGGAAACGATCCGCAGCACCTCGCAGGCGCAGGGCAGATATAAAAAGCAGACGGGTGGGCACGGGCAATACGGCGACTGTTGGTTGGAACTGGCACCGCTCCCACGTGGAAAAGGGTTCGAGTTCGAGAACAAGGTCGTGGGCGGGGCGATTCCCCGCAACTTCATTCCAGCCGTCGAGAAGGGCGTGGTCGAGGCCATGCACGAGGGTGTGCTCGCGGGGTTCCCGGTGGTCGATGTGCGGGTGAGCGTCTACGACGGCAGCTACCATGTGGTGGATTCATCGGAAATGTCGTTCAAGATTGCGGGGTCGATGGGATTCAAGAAGGCGATGGAGACCGCGCACCCGATTCTGCTCGAGCCGGTCATGACCGTTGAAGTCGACGCGCCGGCGGATTGTATCGGGGCCGTGATCGGGGATCTCAATGCCCGCCGTGGGCGCATCGTCACCGTGATGGCCAACGAACACACCGAAACCGTGACCGCGACGGTTCCGCTGGCCGACATGTTGAAGTATGCACCCTCGCTCAACTCGATTACGGGCGGGCGGGGGAGTTATGTGATGGAATATGCCCACTATGACGAGGTACCGAGGGAATTGGCGGTACGCATCGTCGAAGAACACAGGGCAGGGCGGCAGGCAGTGGGGGCGCACTGA
- the rsmD gene encoding 16S rRNA (guanine(966)-N(2))-methyltransferase RsmD: MRIIAGVHRGRRLQGPTGQAIRPTSDRVKEALFSILGQRTPDARVLDLYAGTGAIGIEALSRGATHVTFVEQDRQALRLLEANLRTCGMESHAQVCTCRVEQFFRRGTQWAGPYDIVFCDPPYDLVPDLIELMNAWEAGWFTEQAVVVLEHARKTMLPQMIGPLTQGKRYDYGDTALTLFHVGRQEPRPS, encoded by the coding sequence ATGCGCATCATCGCAGGGGTTCATCGGGGCCGCCGATTGCAGGGTCCGACGGGACAGGCTATCCGTCCGACGTCGGATCGTGTGAAGGAAGCCTTGTTTTCCATCCTTGGGCAACGGACGCCGGACGCTCGCGTGCTCGACCTCTATGCCGGCACCGGGGCCATCGGTATTGAGGCCTTGAGTCGAGGTGCCACCCATGTCACATTTGTCGAACAGGACCGCCAAGCCCTTCGCCTGCTCGAAGCGAACCTCCGCACCTGCGGCATGGAGTCCCACGCCCAGGTCTGTACCTGTCGCGTCGAACAATTTTTCCGCCGCGGGACGCAGTGGGCCGGCCCGTACGACATTGTTTTTTGCGACCCCCCGTATGACCTCGTACCGGACCTGATCGAACTGATGAACGCGTGGGAGGCCGGCTGGTTTACCGAGCAGGCCGTCGTCGTGTTGGAGCATGCCCGTAAGACCATGCTCCCGCAGATGATCGGCCCGCTGACTCAAGGCAAACGCTATGACTATGGCGACACCGCGTTGACGCTCTTTCACGTCGGACGGCAGGAGCCCCGCCCCTCATGA
- the radC gene encoding DNA repair protein RadC — protein MGRRKNSGGIGTWPAEERPRERLLRQGADHLSDAQLLGILLRVGREDASAVQVGMDLLGQLGGIQGLIQASTEELCQVSGIGPAKAAQLKAAVEVGKRAAAAPLSTGTRVHSSADLFKHYHARLRDLRHEVFAAVLLDAKHCIIRDLTVSEGSLTLSIVHPREVFLPAVRASAAAVIFLHNHPSGDPTPSQEDRVLTARLVSAGQLLGIQVLDHVIVGDGRYVSFADQGWLQPEPSRR, from the coding sequence ATGGGGCGTCGAAAGAACAGCGGCGGGATCGGGACCTGGCCGGCAGAGGAGCGTCCCCGCGAACGACTGCTCCGGCAAGGGGCTGATCACCTCTCGGACGCACAATTACTGGGGATTCTGTTGCGCGTCGGGCGCGAGGATGCGTCGGCGGTGCAGGTCGGCATGGACTTATTGGGCCAACTCGGCGGAATCCAAGGGTTGATCCAGGCGAGCACCGAGGAACTGTGTCAGGTTTCGGGAATTGGTCCGGCCAAGGCGGCACAGCTGAAAGCGGCTGTAGAAGTTGGAAAACGGGCGGCGGCTGCGCCGTTGTCGACCGGCACAAGGGTCCATTCCAGTGCGGATCTCTTCAAGCATTACCATGCACGCCTGCGCGATCTGCGGCATGAAGTCTTCGCGGCGGTTCTGCTGGACGCGAAACACTGTATCATTCGAGACCTCACGGTCTCGGAAGGAAGTCTCACGCTCAGCATCGTGCATCCGCGGGAAGTGTTTCTCCCCGCCGTACGGGCCTCCGCCGCCGCGGTCATTTTTCTGCACAATCACCCGAGCGGCGATCCGACACCGAGTCAGGAAGATCGCGTCCTGACCGCGCGTCTGGTTTCGGCGGGGCAGTTGTTGGGTATTCAGGTACTGGATCACGTGATCGTCGGTGACGGCCGGTATGTAAGTTTTGCCGATCAGGGTTGGTTGCAACCGGAGCCGTCGCGGCGATGA
- a CDS encoding transcriptional regulator — protein sequence MPIYEYQCTGCAYRFEVKQSIKDDPIKECTRCGQPVTKLISPPAIMFKGSGWYITDYSDKLKPGGGNSSGEKPAATGGDQAKAPATAESGTAAKPAAAAAPSTSTTSTPAAGSSSSSGSSSSGSSTT from the coding sequence GTGCCGATTTACGAATACCAGTGTACGGGTTGCGCCTACCGCTTCGAGGTGAAGCAGAGTATCAAGGACGACCCGATCAAGGAATGCACCCGATGCGGACAGCCGGTGACCAAACTGATTTCTCCGCCCGCCATCATGTTCAAGGGCAGCGGGTGGTACATTACGGATTACTCGGACAAGCTCAAGCCGGGTGGCGGCAACAGCTCCGGCGAAAAGCCCGCCGCAACGGGGGGAGACCAGGCCAAAGCGCCGGCCACCGCAGAGTCGGGCACAGCCGCGAAGCCGGCTGCCGCGGCGGCACCCTCGACTAGCACGACCAGCACTCCCGCCGCCGGTTCATCGAGTAGTTCAGGCAGCAGCTCCTCAGGGTCTTCCACGACATAA